In one Planctomycetota bacterium genomic region, the following are encoded:
- a CDS encoding site-2 protease family protein, which yields MFLSAEPSATPYDVRFSLFGVPIRIHPLFWLFSVLMGLNLRDPGLVFIWVVACLLALLAHEFGHIAAMRYFDERGYIILHAFGGLAVSRARVQRPTLPQVVVSLAGPFAGFLFALAIYGVLFAAGRQPSWAFSPTQGIDVSFEPVAPAGLNALVVLLLEVNIYWGVLNLLPILPLDGGNVSLALFTEWRSREGVIRALQVSIATAAIVGGYAYFITRDFFLPMFFGFLGFNNYQLLQSISNRGDRPW from the coding sequence TTGTTTTTATCTGCCGAACCATCCGCCACCCCGTACGACGTGCGGTTCTCGCTGTTCGGCGTGCCGATCCGCATCCACCCGCTGTTCTGGCTTTTTTCGGTGCTGATGGGGCTGAACCTGCGGGATCCGGGGCTGGTGTTCATTTGGGTGGTTGCGTGCCTGCTGGCCTTGCTGGCTCACGAGTTCGGCCACATCGCGGCCATGCGCTATTTCGACGAGCGCGGCTACATCATCCTGCACGCCTTTGGCGGGCTGGCTGTCTCGCGGGCGCGCGTGCAGCGTCCGACGTTGCCCCAAGTGGTCGTTTCACTAGCCGGGCCATTCGCTGGTTTTTTGTTCGCGCTGGCGATCTATGGCGTCCTGTTCGCGGCTGGACGCCAACCGAGTTGGGCGTTTTCGCCCACCCAAGGAATTGACGTCTCGTTCGAGCCCGTCGCGCCGGCCGGTCTCAACGCGCTCGTTGTGCTGCTGTTGGAAGTGAACATCTATTGGGGCGTTTTGAACTTGCTGCCGATCCTGCCTTTGGACGGCGGCAATGTGTCGCTGGCCCTGTTCACCGAGTGGCGGTCACGCGAGGGAGTAATTCGCGCCTTGCAGGTCTCGATCGCCACGGCCGCCATCGTGGGGGGCTATGCGTATTTCATCACCCGAGATTTCTTCTTGCCGATGTTCTTCGGCTTTTTGGGCTTCAACAACTATCAACTGTTGCAGTCGATCAGCAATCGAGGTGACCGACCGTGGTAG
- a CDS encoding Mrp/NBP35 family ATP-binding protein, whose amino-acid sequence MATGPSSEQVLAALNDFLDPETGRGVNAEQQARDIRVGNGRLELTLALSTHSAPLRQKTVAACAEHLKARLPGVTEVKVNLVVHPRPAEAAGQVGLKAKSVIAVGSGKGGVGKSTLAASLAWALKRAGCRVGLMDADIYGPSIPHLLGLEHQPQLDDNRKIRPADVEGMKVMSIGFMVPAGKAVALRGPMLHGIITQFLRDTDWGELDYLIIDMPPGTGDIAITLSQLLPLTGAVVVCTPQDVALIDAVRAISMFRTVNIPVLGMIENMSYFLCPDNGKRYDIFGHGGAMKQATELDVPFLGELPINIQVRINGDEGRLAANFSNADVAPLLESICTNLAEQVAANRRQQGTPLPTLSVV is encoded by the coding sequence ATGGCAACTGGTCCAAGTTCCGAGCAGGTGTTGGCGGCGTTGAACGATTTTCTCGACCCCGAGACCGGCCGCGGCGTGAACGCCGAGCAGCAGGCGCGCGATATCCGCGTCGGCAACGGCCGGCTGGAATTGACGCTAGCCCTTTCGACTCACTCAGCGCCCTTGCGTCAGAAAACCGTGGCCGCCTGTGCCGAGCATTTGAAAGCTCGTTTGCCGGGCGTGACCGAGGTGAAGGTCAACCTGGTGGTGCATCCGCGCCCGGCCGAGGCGGCGGGGCAGGTTGGGCTGAAGGCCAAGAGCGTGATCGCGGTTGGCTCGGGCAAGGGGGGCGTCGGCAAGAGCACGCTGGCCGCGTCACTGGCCTGGGCGTTGAAGCGCGCCGGCTGCCGCGTGGGTTTGATGGACGCCGACATCTACGGGCCGAGCATTCCTCACCTGCTAGGCCTCGAACACCAGCCGCAACTGGACGACAACCGCAAGATTCGTCCGGCCGACGTCGAGGGGATGAAGGTGATGTCGATCGGCTTCATGGTGCCGGCCGGCAAGGCAGTGGCCTTGCGCGGGCCGATGTTGCACGGGATCATCACCCAGTTCCTCCGCGACACCGATTGGGGGGAACTCGACTACCTGATCATCGACATGCCCCCCGGGACCGGCGACATCGCGATCACGCTGTCGCAATTGTTGCCCCTGACCGGCGCGGTGGTGGTCTGCACGCCGCAGGACGTCGCGTTGATCGACGCGGTGCGGGCGATCTCGATGTTCCGAACCGTGAACATTCCGGTCCTGGGCATGATCGAGAACATGAGCTACTTCCTCTGTCCCGACAACGGCAAGCGGTACGACATCTTCGGCCACGGCGGCGCGATGAAGCAGGCCACCGAACTCGACGTGCCGTTCCTGGGCGAGTTGCCGATCAATATCCAGGTTCGCATCAACGGCGATGAAGGGCGGCTGGCCGCGAACTTCAGCAACGCCGACGTGGCGCCGCTATTGGAGTCGATCTGCACGAATCTGGCCGAGCAGGTGGCCGCCAATCGACGGCAGCAGGGGACACCACTGCCGACGTTGTCCGTCGTCTAA
- a CDS encoding sigma 54-interacting transcriptional regulator has protein sequence MPRRRQIAGIVQLFDAVTQPVYALDSDHKIVYVNPAAQAWLGGEAATLVGQECRFHSEPAADAVAPLAAQLCPPPEAFHGQSAWQVIDLNVGISHAGESRARRFDFLPLASADSGAFGVLAIAHDETPTAQAPTPTTFAAPAGALHAALEQFRREQRAAHRVDQLIGVSPAARQLRARVAAAQSATANVLVLGRAGSRAEALARTIHFAAGRASAPLVPLSCPLLGPELVQATVRGLSAPRAGAERATLLLLDVDELPAEAQASLVEQFGQRDLPFRIIATASAPLFDELNEPRLLADLAWRVSELVIATVPLAERPADVPLVAQALLEQVNASINKQLAGFTDEALDQLCAYHWPDDLDELADVVGQAHAAAEGPRVSAADLPRRLYLAADAQRRARKPEETIVLEDFLGEIERELLVRALRRAKGNKTRAAKLLGMTRPRLYRRLVQLGLEPGDRPPPGWPT, from the coding sequence ATGCCCCGTCGTCGTCAAATCGCCGGAATCGTGCAGCTTTTCGACGCTGTAACACAGCCGGTCTATGCGCTCGATAGCGATCACAAGATCGTCTACGTGAACCCGGCCGCCCAGGCTTGGCTCGGCGGCGAGGCCGCGACGCTCGTCGGTCAGGAATGCCGGTTCCACAGCGAACCGGCGGCCGACGCCGTTGCGCCGCTGGCCGCGCAACTTTGCCCGCCCCCTGAAGCGTTCCACGGCCAATCGGCCTGGCAGGTGATCGACTTGAACGTCGGGATAAGTCACGCGGGCGAATCGCGTGCGCGCCGTTTCGACTTCCTGCCGTTGGCAAGCGCCGATTCCGGCGCGTTCGGCGTCCTGGCCATCGCCCATGACGAAACGCCGACGGCCCAGGCGCCAACACCGACCACCTTCGCCGCGCCGGCCGGCGCGCTGCATGCCGCGCTCGAACAATTCCGTCGCGAGCAACGCGCCGCGCACCGCGTCGACCAGTTGATCGGTGTCAGCCCCGCCGCGCGGCAACTTCGCGCCCGCGTCGCGGCGGCCCAAAGCGCCACGGCCAACGTGCTGGTCCTTGGCCGCGCCGGCAGCCGGGCCGAGGCGCTGGCCCGCACGATTCATTTCGCCGCGGGCCGCGCGTCGGCGCCGCTGGTGCCGCTAAGCTGCCCGCTGTTGGGGCCTGAGTTGGTGCAAGCGACCGTTCGCGGGTTGAGTGCTCCGCGGGCCGGCGCCGAGCGCGCGACGTTGCTGCTGCTCGACGTTGACGAGCTGCCGGCCGAAGCGCAGGCCAGCCTGGTCGAGCAGTTCGGCCAGCGCGATTTGCCGTTCCGTATCATCGCCACAGCGTCAGCGCCCCTGTTCGACGAGCTTAATGAGCCGCGATTGTTGGCTGACCTAGCGTGGCGGGTGAGCGAGCTGGTAATTGCGACGGTCCCGCTGGCCGAGCGGCCGGCCGACGTGCCGCTGGTGGCTCAAGCTCTGCTCGAACAAGTGAACGCCTCGATCAACAAGCAATTGGCCGGTTTCACCGACGAGGCGCTCGATCAGCTTTGCGCCTATCACTGGCCGGACGATCTCGACGAATTGGCCGATGTGGTTGGGCAAGCCCACGCCGCGGCTGAAGGTCCGCGCGTCAGTGCGGCCGATCTGCCGCGCCGGCTTTATTTGGCGGCCGACGCGCAGCGCCGCGCCCGCAAACCCGAGGAAACCATCGTGCTGGAGGATTTTCTCGGCGAGATTGAGCGCGAGCTGCTAGTCCGCGCGTTGCGCCGCGCCAAAGGGAACAAGACCCGGGCGGCCAAGCTGCTGGGCATGACGCGACCGCGATTGTATCGCCGGCTGGTGCAACTGGGACTCGAGCCGGGGGATCGCCCGCCGCCGGGGTGGCCGACATGA